The genomic DNA ACTTTTTCATTATTATAAAACAGTTACTTCCAAAACTGGTGTTCAAATTAATTACACTTATACAAATACCGCTTTTCCTTATGAAATTTTAGATACATCAGCAACAACATTAAAACTACAATCTACTCACGATCGATATGACTCCATGTATGTTGGTGTTGGTATAGAAAAGGAACAATCTTTTATTCAGATTTCTTTACCACCTAATGCAACATTTGGTGATAAAGGAAAAGCAAATGAATTTTGCCGTTTTCTAGCGAAGAAATTAGAAGGAGAGTTACAACTATTTAATGGAAGAACAATGTATTTCTATAAACGTTAATTTAAAAAATAGAAAATATTATTAAAAAGAGTATACAATTCGAACATGTAAGAAATAAAGCTTGCTTCCTTATGTGTAATACAAAACATGCTATCACATATGCTAAGTAAAGGAATACGAAAAAAAGAATAACTTTATAATGAAACTTATCACCATTCGATAACGTTAATACAATGGAAAAACCACTCCATAATAAAAAATGATAAAATATAACATGTAATATTCTCATGGAACCTTCTCCTTTGACATGCTCTATTTTATTAATATATGGGATTAAGTTTGAATCAATTACATATTATACGAAAGCATATATACAGCTTTTAGATTAATATATGTTCTAACGATTCATTTAAAGTATTATATATTCATTCGACAAGTACATATAAAGACCTTGCAAGCCATTTTATTAAAATAAAAAATAGCCCATCTCTTTAAATAAGAGATGGGCTATTTTCATTACTTAAATTATTTTACAATGTGAATTGGCATTCCAAGAGCAACTTCAGCTGCTTCCATTGTGATTTCACCTAATGTTGGGTGAGCGTGGATTGTTTGAGCGATATCTTCTGCTGTCATTCCAGCTTCGATAGCTAAACCAATCTCAGAAATAATATCAGAAGCGCCTGCACCTGCAACTTGAGCACCTACAAGAAGACCGTCTTCTTTACGTGTTACAAGTTGTAAGAAACCGTCAGTGCTGTTTAATGATAACGCACGACCGTTTGCAGCGAATGGGAACTTAGATACAGATACTGTCATTCCTGCTTCTTCAGCTTGTTTCTTAGTGTAACCAACAGATGCTAATTCTGGATCAGTGAAGCATACTGCAGGAATTCCGATGTAATCGATTGCTGATGCATGGCCACTAATTGCTTCAACAGCTACTTTACCTTCGTAAGAAGCTTTGTGAGCTAATGGTGGTCCAGGAACGATATCACCGATTGCATAGATGTTTGGTACGTTTGTACGACATTGCTCATCGATTTCGATGATGCCGCGGTCAGTCATTTTAACTCCAACTTGCTCAAGACCGATTTCTTGAGTGTTTGGACGACGACCTACAGTTACTAATACGTAATCTGCTTCTACAGTTTGGATTTCACCTTTAACTTCGAAGCTAACTTTTACGCCAGTTTCTGTTTCTTCAACGCCTTTAGCCATAGCTTTTGTATGGATATTTACGTTACCTTTCTTTTGAAGAGCACGTTTAACAACAGAGCTCATAGCTTTTTCGAAACCAGCTAAGATTTCGTCGCCAGCTTCTACTACAGTAACTTCTGTACCGAAGTTAGCATATGCAGTACCTAATTCCATACCGATGTAACCGCCGCCGATTACAACAAGTTTTTTTGGAATTTCAGGTAAGCTTAAAGCGCCTGTAGAGTTGATAACACGTTTAGAGTATTTGAATCCTGGAATTTCGATTGGTGTAGAACCAGTTGCAAGAACAGCATTTTTAAACGTATAAGTTTGAGCTGCATCTTCAGTCATTACGCGTAATGTGTTAGCATCTACGAAGTAAGCTTCACCGCGAATGATTTCAACTTTGTTACCTTTAAGAAGGCCTTCAACACCGCCAGTTAATTTCTTAACTACGCCGTTTTTCCATTCTTGAACTTTTGTAAAGTCAACTTTTACGTTCTCTGCAGTGATACCCATGTCATCAGAATGCATTGCATTCTCATAACGATGACCTGCATTGATTAACGCTTTTGAAGGAATACATCCAACGTTTAAGCATACGCCACCAAGGTTAGCTTTTTCAATGATTGCTACCTTTTGACCTAATTGTGCTGCACGAATTGCCGCAACGTATCCACCAGGACCTGCACCAACAACGACTGTATCTAATTCAATTGGGAAATCTCCTACTACCATTGTTATTACGCCTCCATTACTAATAATTGTGGGTCATTCAATAGACGTTTAATTTGGTTTAATGCTTTTTGAGCAGTTGCGCCGTCAATTAAACGATGGTCAAAGCTTAGAGATAATGCTAATACTGGAGCTGCAACGATCTCACCGTTTTTCACAACTGGTTTCTCAGCGATACGGCCGATACCAAGGATTGCTACTTCTGGGTGGTTGATAACTGGAGTGAACCATTGTCCACCTGCAGAACCAATGTTTGTAATTGTGCAAGAAGCGCCTTTCATTTCAGCAGGAGCTAAACGACCTTCACGTGCTTTACCAGCAAGATCATTGATCTCGTTAGAAATTGTGAAGATAGACTTGCGATCTGTATCTTTAACAACTGGTACTAATAGACCTTTGTCTGTATCAGCTGCGATACCGATGTTGAAGTAATGTTTATGAACTACTTCTTGAGAAGCATCATCTAAAGAAGTGTTTAACATTGGGTATTCACGTAATGCAGATGTTAAAGCTTTAACAACGTATGGAAGGTAAGTTAATTTAATACCTTTGTCAGCTGCAACAGCTTTGAACTTCTTACGGTGAGCAACAAGTTCTGTTACATCTACTTCATCCATTAATGTTACGTGAGGAGCTGTGTGTTTAGAGTTAACCATTGCTTTCGCAATTGCTTTACGGATACCACTCATTTTCTCACGAGTTTCTGGATATTCACCAGCTGGGATTGGTTGTGCTTTTGGTGCTTCTTCTTTCGCTGCTGCTGGAGTAGCTTCTACTGCTGCTGGAGCCTCAGTTGCTGCTACTGCTTGTCCACCATTTGCAAATGCATCGATGTCAGCTTTTACGATACGACCGTTCTTACCAGAACCAGCTACTGTATGAATGTCTACACCTTTTTCACGAGCATATTTACGAACAGATGGCATAGCGATTACGCGCTCATTTACTACTTCTGCAGTTGCTGCTGGAGTAGCTTCCGTTGCTGGAGCTTCTACTGCTGCTTCTTCAGCTTTTGGAGCTGCATCATGGTCGTCACCTTTAAATTTAAGGTTTTCGTATCCAGGAGCATCAAATTTAATTAATGTATCTCCTACAATTGCAACTGTTCCTTCTTCTACAAGTACTTCAAGTACTTTACCTTTAACAGGAGAAGGGATTTCTACTACTGCTTTATCATTTTGTACTTCAAGAAGTACATCGTCTTCGTTTACTTCATCGCCTGGTTTAATAAACCATTTTACGATTTCACCTTCGTGGATACCTTCACCGATATCTGGTAGTTTAAATTCAAATGCCACGGAATTCAGCCCCCTGATTCATTTCATTATTATGGAATATGTACAAAAGAAACCAGCATGTGCTGATTTCTTTTGCACATGAAAAGCTAAAAATTAGAAGTTCATTACTTTGTTAACAGCTTCAACAATATCTTTATGGTTTGGTAACCATACACTCTCAGCTTGAGAGAATGGGAATACTGTATCAGCAGCTGCAACACGTACAACTGGAGCTTCTAAGTTTAAGATTGCACGGTCGTTAATTTCCGCTACAACGTTAGCTGCAATACCAGCTTGTTTTTGTGCTTCTTGAACTACAACTACGCGGCCTGTTTTTTCAACAGAAGCGATGATTGTTTCGATATCTAATGGTTGAACTGTACGTAAGTCAACAACCTCTAAAGAGATACCTTCTTTTTCAAGTTCTTCAGCAGCTTTTAATGCAGCGTGAACCATAGCACCGTAAGCGATAACAGATACATCTGTACCTTCACGTTTGATATCAGCTTTGCCTAAATCAATTGTGTATTCGCCTTCTGGTACATCTTGACGGAATGAACGGTACAATTTCATATGCTCTAAGTAGATAACTGGATCGTTGTCACGAATCGCAGAGATTAAAAGACCTTTTGCATCGTATGGAGTTGATGGAATAACAACTTTTAGACCAGGTTGTTGAGCCACTAATCCTTCTAAGCTATCAGCATGTAGTTCAGGAGTATGAACGCCGCCACCGAATGGAGAACGAACTGTTACTGGAGCAGTCCAACGTCCACCAGAACGGTAACGCATACGAGCTAATTGACCAGAAATTGAATCCATTACTTCATAAACGAAACCGAAGAATTGGATTTCTGGAACTGGACGGAATCCTTCAAGTGCAAGTCCAACTGCAAGTCCACCAATACCAGACTCTGCAAGTGGAGTATCCATTACACGATCTTCACCGAATTCAGCTTGTAAACCTTCAGTAGCACGGAATACACCGCCGTTTACACCAACGTCTTCACCAAACACAAGTACGTTAGGATCATTTTTCATTTCAACGCGTAAAGCATCAGTGATTGCTTGAATCATTGTCATTTGAGCCATGGCTTACTTCGACTCCTTTTCTTTGTAAATTTCATATTGTTCAGCTAAGTTGTAAGGCATTTTTTCGTACATGATTTCCATTAAATCAGTAACTTTTTGTTTTGGAGCTTGGTCAGCCTTAGCGATTGCTTGTTTGATATCTTCTTTCGCTTCTTCGATTACTTTCTCTTCAACTTCTTGAGACCATAGGCCTTTGTTTTCTAAGAAAGCACGGAAACGTACGATTGGATCTTTTTGTTCCCATTCGTTTTCGATATCTTTTGTACGGTAACGAGTTGGGTCATCACCAGCCATTGTATGTGGACCGTAACGGAATGTTAAAGTCTCGATTAAAGTAGGACCTTCACCATTTACTGCGCGCTCACGAGCGAAAGCAGTTGCTGCGTATACAGCTAATGGATCCATACCGTCTACTTGAATTCCGTAAATACCTGCTGCTACTGCTTTTTGAGCTACAGTTTTAGCTGCAGATTGCTTTTCTACTGGAGTAGAGATTGCATAACGGTTGTTTTGTACAACGAAGATTGCTGGAGCTTTGAATGCACCCGCAAAGTTCATACCTTCGTAGAAGTCACCTTGTGAAGCACCACCGTCACCAGTGTAAGTAATTGCAACAGATTTTTTACCACGTAGTTTCATACCTAACGCAACACCAGCAGTTTGGATGATTTGCGCACCGATAATGATTTGTGGAGCAAGTGCATTTACGTTCTCAGGCATTTGGTTACCCATAAAATGTCCACGAGAGAATAAGAATGCTTGGTATAATGGTAAACCGTGCCATACTAATTGTGGCACATCACGATATCCTGGTAAGATGAAATCTTCTGCTTCAAGTGCGAAATGACTTGCTAATTGAGAAGCCTCTTGTCCAGCTGTTGGTGCGTAGAAACCTAAACGTCCTTGACGGTTTAAAGAAATAGAACGTTGATCTAGTACGCGAGTATACACCATACGGCGCATTAATTCTTTTAATTGATCATCAGATAATTCAGGCATAGCTGCTTCATTCACAACTTCGCCTTTTTCATTTAAAATTTGTAATGTTTCAAATTGAGCTGCGATAGCTTTCATTTGCTCATCAACATTAAATAGGGTCTTTTTTGTTTTAGTACCCATTCCGTTCACCTCTTCCTCTCTTGAACCATATTCTGAAACGCTTTCACTATCTATTAGCTAGACTGAAAACGCAACAATGTAAACCAACAAATTTATTTGTCGGTTGAGAATAATTTTGTGTACCTAACAATCTGTACTAATGTTTTTTCAGAAACATATTAATACAATCTTGATCACGTTTTTTAGTTTACAACTATTCTAATTACGATGTCAATTACTTTGAATACGTTTTTTTATAAATAATCTGCAGGTTTCTTCTACACAAACGTGTTTTTATTTTTCACATCTGTATTAGTAAGCATTGACCTACTGTTATATTATTCCCTTTTTAACTTGTTTTTTCTCTTAGAATAATATGTAAACGATTTAATTCTCTTTAGTTTTTCTCTCTTCTTAACAAAAATATACAAACTCTTCTTCCTTTTATAGGTAATTACCCATACATTTCTCCCTTTCCCTCCATACATTATAGTAACCGCAGTATTAGCGGGAAATGATAAAGGAGGTCATCTCATGTACGGATACTCTTATTGCTATCCAACTTGTTCATATCCTTCCTACGGTTATGGCGGTTCTTGTGGCGGGTCTGGACGCGGCTTCGCCTTAATTGTTGTGTTGTTTATTCTTTTAATTATCGTTGGTGCTGCTTGCATTCGCTAATGTAAAACGAAACAACTATGGAAAGAAACAGACGGCTTTGCCGTCTTTTCTTTTTATTACATACATATTCTATAGTAGAACGCTTTCCAAAGCGCTTCCCCTTACTTGCCGATGACTTTTTCCATCTCCTTTGGTAGACTAAGGGGGAAAGGAGAGATTACATATGCTTACAATGAAAGATGTAATTCGCGAAGGAGATCCTATTTTGCGAAACGTTGCAGAAGAGGTAGTAATGCCAGCGAGCGAAGAAGATTCAAATACACTTAAAGAAATGATTGAATTTGTAATAAATAGCCAAGATCCTGAAATGGCTGAAAAATATAGTTTACGCCCTGGAATCGGATTAGCAGCTCCACAAATCGGTATTTCAAAGAAAATGATTGCGGTTCATGTAACAGATACGGACGGTACGTTATATAGTCATGCATTATTCAACCCAAAAATCATTAGTCATTCTGTTGAACGTACATATTTACAAAGTGGTGAAGGCTGTCTATCTGTAGACCGTGAAGTACCTGGTTATGTCCCTCGTTATACAAGAATTACAGTGAAAGCAACATCTATCAGCGGTGAAGAAGTAAAATTACGTTTAAAAGGTTTACCAGCAATCGTATTCCAGCATGAAATTGACCATTTAAACGGTGTTATGTTCTATG from Bacillus basilensis includes the following:
- a CDS encoding DUF1885 family protein; translated protein: MQHAFITLVPKSNQQSVSIDDIKQLFHYYKTVTSKTGVQINYTYTNTAFPYEILDTSATTLKLQSTHDRYDSMYVGVGIEKEQSFIQISLPPNATFGDKGKANEFCRFLAKKLEGELQLFNGRTMYFYKR
- the pdhC gene encoding pyruvate dehydrogenase complex dihydrolipoyllysine-residue acetyltransferase; the protein is MAFEFKLPDIGEGIHEGEIVKWFIKPGDEVNEDDVLLEVQNDKAVVEIPSPVKGKVLEVLVEEGTVAIVGDTLIKFDAPGYENLKFKGDDHDAAPKAEEAAVEAPATEATPAATAEVVNERVIAMPSVRKYAREKGVDIHTVAGSGKNGRIVKADIDAFANGGQAVAATEAPAAVEATPAAAKEEAPKAQPIPAGEYPETREKMSGIRKAIAKAMVNSKHTAPHVTLMDEVDVTELVAHRKKFKAVAADKGIKLTYLPYVVKALTSALREYPMLNTSLDDASQEVVHKHYFNIGIAADTDKGLLVPVVKDTDRKSIFTISNEINDLAGKAREGRLAPAEMKGASCTITNIGSAGGQWFTPVINHPEVAILGIGRIAEKPVVKNGEIVAAPVLALSLSFDHRLIDGATAQKALNQIKRLLNDPQLLVMEA
- a CDS encoding YjcZ family sporulation protein, producing the protein MYGYSYCYPTCSYPSYGYGGSCGGSGRGFALIVVLFILLIIVGAACIR
- the pdhA gene encoding pyruvate dehydrogenase E1 component subunit alpha, which codes for MGTKTKKTLFNVDEQMKAIAAQFETLQILNEKGEVVNEAAMPELSDDQLKELMRRMVYTRVLDQRSISLNRQGRLGFYAPTAGQEASQLASHFALEAEDFILPGYRDVPQLVWHGLPLYQAFLFSRGHFMGNQMPENVNALAPQIIIGAQIIQTAGVALGMKLRGKKSVAITYTGDGGASQGDFYEGMNFAGAFKAPAIFVVQNNRYAISTPVEKQSAAKTVAQKAVAAGIYGIQVDGMDPLAVYAATAFARERAVNGEGPTLIETLTFRYGPHTMAGDDPTRYRTKDIENEWEQKDPIVRFRAFLENKGLWSQEVEEKVIEEAKEDIKQAIAKADQAPKQKVTDLMEIMYEKMPYNLAEQYEIYKEKESK
- the def gene encoding peptide deformylase; this translates as MLTMKDVIREGDPILRNVAEEVVMPASEEDSNTLKEMIEFVINSQDPEMAEKYSLRPGIGLAAPQIGISKKMIAVHVTDTDGTLYSHALFNPKIISHSVERTYLQSGEGCLSVDREVPGYVPRYTRITVKATSISGEEVKLRLKGLPAIVFQHEIDHLNGVMFYDHINKENPFAAPDDSKPLER
- the lpdA gene encoding dihydrolipoyl dehydrogenase, producing MVVGDFPIELDTVVVGAGPGGYVAAIRAAQLGQKVAIIEKANLGGVCLNVGCIPSKALINAGHRYENAMHSDDMGITAENVKVDFTKVQEWKNGVVKKLTGGVEGLLKGNKVEIIRGEAYFVDANTLRVMTEDAAQTYTFKNAVLATGSTPIEIPGFKYSKRVINSTGALSLPEIPKKLVVIGGGYIGMELGTAYANFGTEVTVVEAGDEILAGFEKAMSSVVKRALQKKGNVNIHTKAMAKGVEETETGVKVSFEVKGEIQTVEADYVLVTVGRRPNTQEIGLEQVGVKMTDRGIIEIDEQCRTNVPNIYAIGDIVPGPPLAHKASYEGKVAVEAISGHASAIDYIGIPAVCFTDPELASVGYTKKQAEEAGMTVSVSKFPFAANGRALSLNSTDGFLQLVTRKEDGLLVGAQVAGAGASDIISEIGLAIEAGMTAEDIAQTIHAHPTLGEITMEAAEVALGMPIHIVK
- the pdhB gene encoding pyruvate dehydrogenase complex E1 component subunit beta gives rise to the protein MAQMTMIQAITDALRVEMKNDPNVLVFGEDVGVNGGVFRATEGLQAEFGEDRVMDTPLAESGIGGLAVGLALEGFRPVPEIQFFGFVYEVMDSISGQLARMRYRSGGRWTAPVTVRSPFGGGVHTPELHADSLEGLVAQQPGLKVVIPSTPYDAKGLLISAIRDNDPVIYLEHMKLYRSFRQDVPEGEYTIDLGKADIKREGTDVSVIAYGAMVHAALKAAEELEKEGISLEVVDLRTVQPLDIETIIASVEKTGRVVVVQEAQKQAGIAANVVAEINDRAILNLEAPVVRVAAADTVFPFSQAESVWLPNHKDIVEAVNKVMNF